In one window of Tellurirhabdus rosea DNA:
- the pyk gene encoding pyruvate kinase gives MSFKRTKIVATVGPASESKEQLLALARAGVNVFRLNFSHGDHAEHLVRIQRIRELNEEYGLNLCILQDLQGPKIRIGKVEKDEGVMLLPGNKLVFTNEEVIGTAERVSTPYKGMYRDVRAGERILLDDGKLEVKVVGVEGTDVVTEVVYGGPLKSKKGVNLPNTKVSIPSVTEKDFADLEFGLENDVEWIALSFVRQAAEILEVKDYIRSKGKETLVVAKIEKPEAIDNIDEIIAATDGIMVARGDLGVELPAEDVPMIQKMLVEKSNKASKPVIVATQMLESMIDAARPTRAEVNDIANSVLDGADAVMLSAETASGKYPVLAVENMSRTIQKVEELSNSIYYRYHAYVNENPGENVLNDNVVMSACRLARDTKAEAIIGITTSGYTAVRLSHHRPKAALYVCTTNRRLMNTLGLYWGVYVLPYIPDENNSVDETVHEIRDRLKAQGVLDSGDIYVNVLSMPMSKHRKTNTVRLSVVE, from the coding sequence ATGTCATTTAAAAGAACTAAGATTGTTGCGACGGTCGGTCCGGCGTCCGAAAGTAAAGAACAACTGTTAGCGCTGGCCCGGGCCGGTGTCAACGTCTTCCGGCTTAATTTCTCCCACGGCGACCACGCCGAACACCTCGTCCGCATTCAGCGCATTCGTGAACTGAACGAAGAATACGGCCTGAATCTCTGCATTTTGCAGGATTTGCAGGGTCCGAAGATCCGGATTGGCAAGGTAGAGAAGGATGAGGGCGTGATGCTGCTGCCGGGCAACAAACTGGTTTTCACCAACGAAGAAGTCATCGGAACGGCCGAACGCGTGAGTACGCCCTACAAGGGCATGTACCGCGATGTACGCGCCGGCGAACGGATTCTGCTGGATGACGGGAAGCTGGAAGTGAAAGTGGTGGGTGTTGAAGGCACCGACGTCGTCACGGAAGTGGTGTACGGGGGTCCGCTCAAGTCCAAAAAAGGCGTAAACCTGCCGAATACGAAAGTGTCGATTCCGTCGGTGACCGAAAAAGACTTCGCCGATCTGGAATTTGGTCTGGAAAACGATGTCGAGTGGATTGCCCTTTCGTTTGTGCGCCAGGCGGCCGAAATTCTGGAAGTAAAGGATTACATCCGGTCCAAAGGCAAGGAGACCCTCGTGGTCGCCAAGATTGAAAAGCCGGAAGCCATCGACAATATTGACGAAATCATCGCCGCCACGGACGGCATCATGGTCGCCCGCGGTGACCTCGGGGTGGAACTGCCCGCCGAGGACGTGCCGATGATTCAGAAAATGCTGGTTGAGAAGTCCAATAAGGCGTCCAAGCCCGTCATCGTCGCCACGCAGATGCTGGAAAGCATGATCGACGCTGCCCGCCCGACCCGCGCCGAAGTCAACGACATCGCCAATTCGGTCCTCGACGGTGCCGATGCCGTGATGCTTTCGGCCGAAACGGCTTCCGGGAAATACCCCGTACTGGCCGTGGAGAACATGAGCCGGACGATTCAGAAAGTGGAAGAACTGTCGAACTCGATTTACTACCGCTACCACGCATACGTCAACGAGAATCCGGGCGAAAACGTCCTGAACGACAACGTGGTGATGAGCGCCTGCCGCCTCGCCCGCGATACGAAGGCCGAAGCCATCATCGGCATCACGACTTCGGGCTACACGGCCGTTCGCCTCTCGCACCACCGCCCGAAAGCGGCCCTGTACGTCTGCACGACCAACCGCCGCCTGATGAACACGCTGGGTCTGTACTGGGGCGTTTACGTTCTGCCCTACATTCCCGACGAGAACAACAGCGTCGATGAGACCGTCCACGAAATCCGCGACCGGCTGAAAGCGCAGGGCGTCCTGGATTCGGGCGATATCTATGTCAACGTCCTCAGCATGCCGATGTCGAAGCACCGCAAGACAAACACGGTGCGCTTGTCGGTAGTAGAATAA
- a CDS encoding amidohydrolase family protein, producing MLIIDCHCHAGKGDGLTGPWDTDAPLTDFLRWSDEAGVGRTVLFAAFHSDYALANRAVAGLVKRQPDRFYGFAFVHAARDRGRIADMVREAVEEHGFCGIKAHRYDARLTREVCEAARAYHLPVLYDIVGEVSAVELLATEYPDVNFIIPHLGSFADDWRAQTGLIDCLVRYPNVYTDTSGVRRFDILQKALDRAGAGKLLFGTDGPWLHPAVELSKIYALKLSPAEFRQVAALNFLKLIRKAVNRRCPDGLLPPRPARRRRFTATRGC from the coding sequence ATGCTCATCATCGACTGCCACTGCCATGCCGGGAAAGGCGACGGCCTCACCGGCCCCTGGGATACGGACGCCCCGCTGACGGACTTCCTGCGCTGGTCCGACGAGGCCGGGGTCGGCCGGACGGTGCTGTTTGCCGCTTTCCATTCCGACTACGCCCTGGCCAACCGGGCCGTGGCCGGACTGGTGAAGCGGCAGCCCGACCGGTTCTATGGCTTTGCCTTCGTCCACGCCGCCCGCGACCGGGGACGCATTGCCGACATGGTGCGCGAAGCCGTTGAGGAGCACGGGTTCTGCGGCATCAAGGCCCACCGCTACGACGCCCGCCTGACCCGCGAAGTCTGCGAAGCGGCCCGGGCGTACCACCTGCCGGTCCTGTACGACATCGTCGGCGAGGTGTCGGCCGTGGAACTGCTGGCAACGGAGTACCCGGACGTTAATTTTATCATTCCGCACCTGGGCAGCTTCGCCGACGACTGGCGGGCGCAGACGGGCCTGATCGACTGCCTGGTTCGCTACCCGAACGTATACACCGATACGTCGGGCGTGCGGCGGTTCGATATTCTGCAAAAAGCCCTTGACCGGGCCGGGGCGGGGAAACTGCTGTTCGGAACGGATGGCCCCTGGCTGCATCCGGCCGTGGAACTGTCCAAGATTTACGCCCTGAAGCTGAGTCCGGCGGAGTTTCGGCAGGTGGCTGCCCTGAATTTCCTGAAACTCATCCGAAAGGCGGTAAACCGTCGGTGTCCCGACGGTCTGCTTCCGCCCCGACCGGCCCGCCGCCGACGGTTTACCGCGACCCGTGGCTGCTGA
- a CDS encoding sigma-54-dependent transcriptional regulator — protein sequence MSTLSIAYELFTRHRNRVVEVLDALEKAGIQRVGRPGSGEPVLLFLDKDTPLTDVQQAIETMAVNSQSPKLLAVTLDNLSMSVNWGLLQAGVGEIICWPQWEKPVHSVLSRLRYWREVDQKVRQLQKLLVGKSKIWLQTLQQLAEMAVSNCPVLLTGESGTGKEIAARQLHELDPRPGKKEYVVVDCTNLIPGLSGSELFGHEKGAFTHAVSHRDGAIAHAHDGTLFLDELGELPLPLQAELLRVLQEGMYKRVGSDVWRRVRFRLISATNRHLAKEVENGTFRQDLFYRVSGWACHLPPLDSRKEDIPLLADHFFRNVYGLKSAVDQQVYDFLMLKNYPGNVRELQQLVGRIASKHLGEGPVTIGDIPRTDWPDFALSSLPPASGDDLTQAIKRLLYQGVNLKDMKDIVTEIAKKEAIDYENGNLKLAAQRLGCSERILQMHRKEEQETSY from the coding sequence ATGAGCACGCTGTCAATTGCTTACGAACTGTTCACGCGTCACCGCAACCGGGTCGTCGAAGTGCTCGACGCCCTTGAGAAAGCGGGTATCCAGCGCGTAGGTCGCCCGGGTAGCGGGGAGCCGGTCCTGCTGTTTCTGGACAAGGACACCCCGCTCACAGATGTGCAGCAGGCCATTGAAACGATGGCCGTCAACAGCCAGTCGCCCAAACTGCTGGCCGTCACGCTCGACAACCTTTCGATGTCGGTCAACTGGGGGCTTTTGCAGGCGGGAGTCGGCGAAATTATCTGCTGGCCGCAGTGGGAAAAGCCCGTGCACTCGGTTTTGTCCCGCCTCCGTTACTGGCGCGAAGTAGATCAGAAAGTCCGGCAATTGCAGAAGTTGCTGGTCGGCAAAAGCAAAATCTGGCTTCAGACGCTTCAGCAGCTGGCCGAAATGGCCGTGTCGAACTGCCCGGTACTCCTGACCGGCGAAAGCGGCACCGGCAAGGAAATAGCCGCCCGGCAGCTTCATGAACTGGACCCGCGCCCCGGCAAAAAAGAGTATGTCGTCGTCGATTGTACGAACCTGATTCCGGGCCTGTCGGGCAGCGAATTGTTCGGGCACGAAAAAGGCGCGTTTACCCATGCCGTCAGCCACCGCGACGGGGCCATTGCCCACGCGCACGACGGCACGCTTTTTCTGGACGAACTGGGCGAACTGCCGCTGCCGCTTCAGGCCGAATTGCTGCGCGTGCTGCAGGAAGGCATGTACAAACGGGTTGGCAGCGATGTCTGGCGGCGAGTCAGGTTTCGGCTCATCAGCGCTACCAACCGCCATCTGGCCAAAGAAGTCGAAAACGGCACGTTCCGGCAGGATTTGTTCTACCGCGTGTCGGGCTGGGCCTGCCATCTGCCGCCCCTCGACAGCCGGAAAGAGGACATTCCGCTGCTCGCCGACCATTTTTTCCGGAACGTATACGGACTGAAAAGCGCCGTAGACCAGCAGGTGTACGACTTTCTGATGCTCAAAAACTACCCCGGCAATGTGCGGGAACTGCAACAGCTCGTCGGTCGCATCGCCAGCAAACACCTCGGCGAAGGCCCCGTCACCATCGGCGATATTCCCCGCACCGACTGGCCGGACTTCGCCCTGTCGAGCCTGCCCCCTGCCTCCGGCGACGACCTGACGCAGGCCATCAAGCGGCTGCTTTATCAGGGCGTCAATCTCAAGGACATGAAGGATATTGTGACCGAAATTGCCAAAAAGGAAGCCATCGACTACGAAAACGGCAACCTCAAACTGGCCGCCCAGCGCCTCGGATGCAGCGAACGAATCCTCCAAATGCACCGCAAGGAAGAGCAGGAAACGTCGTATTGA
- a CDS encoding family 43 glycosylhydrolase: MRFLTLFLLLTSLALRAQTPKRTYCNPMDISYRYNFEQLNERISYRSGADPVIINHKAGGRPGEYYLFVTIQGGWWHSKDLSNWNFVVPDKWPMEDMCAPAALSVRDTLYLFQSTFEQRPIFISTEPEKGKLKFYNRWLPRLPKDIGPWDPALFHDPDTDKWYMYWGSSNVYPIFGAELDKKRNLTYAGANGTDVSNAYKAMFWLDPYQHGWERFGPNHADWIKPFTEGAWMTKHNGKYYLQYGAPGTEYNVYANGTYVGKDPLGPFEYAPYNPFAYKPGGFATGCGHGNTFQDNFGNYWNTGTTWIGLNWGMERRIVMHPAGFDKDDQLYANTRFGDFPHYLPTKKWQNKDELFTGWMLLSYRKPVTATSTVKVDTVSAARVTDENPRTFWATGNNKPGEGLTIDLGSDHDIRAVQVNYIDYKNTVFESDSTVYTQFRILTSRDGKKWDVAADLTKEPKKDHACAYVELDRPTRARYVRYDHVYVAGPNLAINEFRVFGNGLGKAPPTPTGLTVVRQKDGRNADISWQKVPGRSGAPAVGYNILWGIAPDKLYQSYQIWDDQPGKLELRALNVGVPYYFAIEAFNENGVSAVSPVVSIK, encoded by the coding sequence ATGCGCTTCCTGACCCTTTTCCTGCTGCTGACCTCGCTTGCCCTCCGCGCGCAGACGCCCAAACGGACGTACTGCAACCCGATGGACATCAGCTATCGGTACAACTTCGAGCAGTTGAACGAACGGATTTCCTACCGCTCCGGGGCCGACCCGGTCATCATCAACCACAAAGCGGGAGGCCGCCCCGGCGAATACTACCTGTTCGTGACGATTCAGGGCGGCTGGTGGCATTCGAAAGACCTGTCGAACTGGAACTTTGTGGTGCCCGATAAATGGCCGATGGAAGACATGTGTGCTCCGGCGGCGCTCTCGGTGCGGGATACGCTGTACCTGTTTCAGTCCACCTTCGAACAGCGGCCGATTTTTATTTCCACCGAACCGGAAAAGGGAAAGCTGAAATTCTACAACCGCTGGCTGCCCCGTTTGCCCAAGGACATCGGCCCCTGGGACCCGGCGCTTTTCCACGACCCCGACACCGACAAATGGTACATGTACTGGGGCTCCTCGAACGTCTACCCGATCTTTGGCGCCGAACTGGACAAAAAGCGCAACCTGACCTATGCCGGGGCGAACGGCACCGACGTTTCGAACGCCTACAAGGCCATGTTCTGGCTCGACCCCTACCAGCACGGCTGGGAACGCTTCGGCCCCAACCATGCCGACTGGATCAAGCCCTTCACGGAAGGTGCCTGGATGACCAAGCACAACGGCAAGTATTACCTCCAGTACGGCGCACCGGGCACCGAATACAACGTGTACGCCAACGGCACCTACGTCGGCAAAGACCCGCTGGGTCCGTTCGAATACGCCCCTTACAACCCTTTTGCCTACAAACCGGGCGGTTTTGCCACCGGATGCGGCCACGGCAACACGTTTCAGGATAATTTTGGCAATTACTGGAACACGGGCACCACCTGGATCGGCCTCAACTGGGGCATGGAACGGCGCATCGTGATGCACCCGGCGGGCTTCGACAAGGACGACCAGTTGTACGCCAACACCCGCTTCGGCGATTTTCCGCACTATTTACCGACAAAAAAGTGGCAGAATAAGGACGAACTCTTTACGGGCTGGATGCTGCTGTCGTACCGAAAACCCGTCACGGCGACTTCGACCGTGAAAGTCGATACGGTCAGCGCCGCCCGCGTGACGGACGAAAACCCGCGCACGTTCTGGGCCACCGGCAACAACAAACCTGGGGAAGGACTGACCATCGACCTCGGCAGCGACCACGACATCCGGGCCGTGCAGGTGAATTACATCGATTACAAAAACACCGTTTTCGAAAGCGACTCGACGGTCTACACCCAGTTCCGCATCCTGACCTCACGCGACGGAAAGAAGTGGGACGTGGCCGCCGACCTGACTAAAGAACCCAAAAAGGACCACGCCTGTGCCTATGTCGAACTTGACCGGCCAACCCGCGCCCGCTACGTCCGGTACGATCACGTGTACGTGGCCGGGCCGAATCTGGCCATCAACGAGTTCCGCGTGTTTGGCAACGGCCTCGGCAAGGCCCCTCCTACCCCCACCGGCCTGACCGTCGTGCGGCAGAAAGATGGGCGCAACGCCGATATTTCGTGGCAGAAAGTGCCCGGGCGGTCAGGCGCTCCGGCGGTTGGTTACAACATCCTGTGGGGTATTGCGCCTGATAAACTCTATCAGTCGTATCAAATCTGGGATGACCAGCCGGGAAAGCTGGAACTCAGGGCATTGAACGTCGGCGTACCGTACTATTTTGCCATCGAAGCGTTCAATGAGAACGGCGTCTCGGCCGTCAGTCCGGTGGTCAGCATCAAGTGA
- a CDS encoding helix-turn-helix transcriptional regulator, translating to MPLTRSAFQRYRIIDEVISRYPRRYSKQALFELLQDRCGIRSLSSLEKDIQRLREDHDAPIAYCKRSNGYYYTDPQFRLLRLMLTPDDMEALDYAREVLAATQGASFADELTNALQKVRQSLDIIREVKPEDGAALSPGRKVVYVEEKVLGGNRHYVPLLIRAINQNRQVQFQYQKHEGGEPDPKLRRLHPILLREVWESWYVIGYDEATGRERTYALDRMTGLQILDEPCAVPPSVLTYVSELFEHIYGITDSSGPVEDIMLSFTPLFGRYVKAKPIHQTQEVVRDDETECVIRLRLAPNRDLLMHLRSYGEAVRVLEPESLVQEVKESLERAAGRY from the coding sequence ATGCCGCTAACCCGTTCCGCCTTCCAGCGTTACCGCATCATCGATGAGGTTATCAGCCGGTATCCGCGCCGGTACTCCAAACAGGCGCTGTTTGAACTGCTGCAGGATCGCTGCGGCATCCGGTCGCTGTCTTCGCTGGAAAAAGACATCCAGCGGCTGCGGGAGGACCACGATGCGCCCATCGCCTACTGCAAACGCAGCAACGGTTATTATTACACCGACCCGCAGTTCCGGCTGCTGCGCCTGATGCTCACGCCCGACGATATGGAAGCCCTCGACTACGCCCGCGAAGTGCTGGCAGCCACCCAGGGCGCCTCGTTTGCCGACGAACTGACCAACGCCCTCCAGAAAGTCCGGCAGAGCCTGGACATTATCCGGGAGGTAAAACCCGAGGACGGAGCGGCCCTCTCGCCCGGCCGGAAGGTGGTGTACGTGGAGGAAAAAGTTCTGGGCGGCAACCGGCACTACGTTCCGCTGCTGATCCGGGCCATCAACCAGAACCGGCAGGTGCAGTTTCAATACCAAAAACACGAAGGCGGCGAGCCGGACCCGAAGCTGCGCCGTCTGCACCCGATTCTCCTCCGCGAAGTCTGGGAAAGCTGGTACGTCATCGGCTACGACGAAGCGACCGGCCGCGAGCGCACCTACGCCCTCGACCGGATGACGGGCCTCCAGATTCTGGACGAGCCCTGCGCGGTGCCGCCCAGCGTCCTGACGTACGTTTCCGAGTTGTTTGAACACATTTACGGAATCACCGACAGCAGCGGCCCGGTGGAGGACATTATGTTATCGTTTACGCCCCTGTTTGGCCGTTACGTGAAAGCCAAGCCCATTCACCAGACGCAGGAAGTGGTGCGCGACGACGAAACCGAGTGCGTGATCCGGCTCCGGCTGGCCCCCAACCGCGACCTGCTGATGCACCTGCGGAGCTACGGCGAAGCCGTGCGGGTGCTGGAACCCGAGAGTCTGGTGCAGGAGGTCAAAGAATCCCTGGAGCGGGCGGCGGGGCGGTATTAA
- a CDS encoding pPIWI_RE_Z domain-containing protein yields MNPARHPLLTTFQPPFANAMHWQEPLATRLRYRHNLPGQLATRLLNVELGLYVLAELLPTAAPEDLPDILNNDGTAWWERPVWSPRQHRYLNRARMLLAPYKDRTVWLNALAKYRTLSPDLRAFTLDGSGLDSSGLDSSGLWNAELGKYELRERAVVLRGALY; encoded by the coding sequence ATGAACCCGGCACGGCACCCGTTACTGACCACGTTTCAACCGCCCTTCGCCAATGCCATGCACTGGCAGGAACCCCTGGCAACGCGTCTGCGCTACCGGCATAACCTGCCCGGTCAGCTGGCAACCCGGCTATTGAACGTCGAACTGGGCCTGTACGTGCTGGCCGAACTGCTGCCCACGGCCGCTCCCGAAGACCTGCCCGACATTCTGAACAACGACGGTACGGCCTGGTGGGAGCGGCCCGTGTGGTCGCCGCGGCAGCACCGTTACCTCAACCGCGCCCGCATGCTGCTGGCCCCGTACAAAGACCGGACGGTCTGGCTGAATGCCCTGGCCAAGTACCGGACGCTGTCGCCCGACCTGCGGGCGTTCACCCTCGACGGTTCCGGGCTGGACAGTTCCGGGCTGGATAGCTCCGGCTTGTGGAATGCCGAGCTGGGAAAATACGAATTGCGCGAGCGGGCCGTTGTGCTGCGCGGCGCCCTGTACTGA
- the priA gene encoding replication restart helicase PriA: MQTLPLTYFLDEEVTYFADLILPVPIPKLFTYRVPRDMADLLKIGARVIVPFGKNRVYTAVVGRIHTQPPSNYQAKYILELLDEYPLVTTYQLELFQWMAEYYLCNIGEVLNCALPSGLKITSQSKVQYNPDFDHPQLLTEEETALLEELKKHPALSYEELGRLVGETNVPTTIKSLVGKRAVIVFEEVREKYVPKMVRKVRLHPNYEQKEQLLALITRLDKLPKQQEVVMRYLKYVPMMHTPSLNRKGLDKSILNQDDELSQSSLATLIKNNVFETFEVILPRFAEDANTPTVEVKLTEVQGRAVSQIIGHFQEKDIVLLHGITGSGKTEVYINLIQKVLDSGSQVLYLLPEIALTTQIVVRLKKVFGDKMGIYHSRFSDNERVEVWKGIVSGQYQFVVGVRSAVFLPFDNLGLIIVDEEHETSYKQHDPAPRYHARDVAMMIAQRQGAKVLLGSATPSIDTYYRATQGFYGLVELLQRYGDARLPDTVLVNTRIEKQKRLMKNEFSSVLLEALQSNLERGEQSILFQNRRGYSPYLQCEDCEWIGECHNCAVSLTYHMRDAELRCHYCGHKEPVPKVCPACGSPKVRTIGFGTEKIEDQLQILFPSARIQRMDLDTTRTKNAYQQIIQEFEGGNVDILVGTQMISKGLDFDKVSLVGIFDADRMIHFPEFRATERAFQMITQVSGRAGRRADRKGKVIIQTSNPQQAVLQKIIENDYRGLFEEEISERQNYNYPPFSRLIKLTIKHPEQHVSLGAAQRLVGRLTEKLGASRVLGPEQPLVERIRNQFLYDIVIKLERSINPKAAKDYILEQITDILSDKGLKQVTVVADVDCL, from the coding sequence TTGCAAACCTTGCCGCTGACATATTTTCTCGACGAAGAAGTAACCTATTTTGCCGACCTCATTCTGCCCGTCCCCATTCCGAAGCTGTTCACCTACCGCGTGCCGCGCGACATGGCCGACCTGCTCAAAATCGGGGCGCGGGTGATTGTACCGTTTGGCAAAAACCGGGTCTACACGGCCGTCGTGGGGCGCATCCACACCCAGCCGCCGAGCAATTACCAGGCAAAATACATCCTCGAACTGCTGGACGAATACCCGCTCGTGACCACTTACCAGCTGGAGCTGTTTCAGTGGATGGCGGAGTATTACCTCTGCAACATCGGCGAAGTGCTGAACTGCGCCCTGCCGTCGGGACTGAAGATTACGAGCCAGTCGAAGGTGCAGTACAACCCCGATTTTGACCACCCGCAGCTGCTGACGGAGGAGGAAACGGCGCTGCTGGAGGAACTCAAAAAACACCCGGCGCTTTCGTACGAAGAACTGGGGCGGCTCGTGGGCGAAACGAATGTGCCCACCACCATCAAATCACTCGTCGGCAAGCGGGCGGTGATCGTGTTTGAGGAAGTGCGGGAAAAATACGTCCCAAAAATGGTGCGGAAAGTGCGGCTGCACCCCAATTACGAGCAGAAAGAACAACTGCTGGCGCTCATCACCCGGCTCGATAAGCTGCCCAAACAGCAGGAAGTGGTCATGCGGTACCTCAAGTACGTGCCCATGATGCACACGCCTTCGCTCAACCGCAAGGGCCTCGACAAAAGCATCCTGAACCAGGACGACGAACTCTCGCAGTCGTCGCTGGCCACGCTGATCAAAAACAACGTTTTCGAGACGTTTGAAGTCATTCTGCCCCGTTTTGCCGAAGACGCCAACACTCCGACCGTGGAGGTGAAACTGACCGAAGTGCAGGGCCGGGCGGTGAGCCAGATCATCGGACATTTTCAGGAGAAAGACATTGTGCTGCTGCACGGCATTACGGGCTCGGGCAAGACGGAGGTTTACATCAACCTGATCCAGAAAGTGCTCGACAGCGGCTCTCAGGTCTTGTATCTGCTGCCCGAAATCGCCCTGACGACCCAGATTGTGGTGCGCCTGAAAAAGGTTTTTGGCGACAAAATGGGCATTTACCACTCCCGGTTCTCGGACAACGAGCGGGTGGAAGTCTGGAAAGGCATTGTCTCGGGACAGTACCAGTTTGTGGTCGGCGTGCGCTCGGCGGTGTTTCTGCCGTTCGACAATCTCGGGCTGATTATCGTGGACGAAGAGCACGAAACGTCCTACAAACAGCACGACCCCGCCCCGCGCTACCACGCCCGCGACGTGGCGATGATGATTGCCCAGCGGCAGGGCGCCAAGGTGCTGCTCGGCTCGGCAACGCCGTCGATTGATACGTATTACCGGGCTACGCAGGGCTTTTACGGGCTGGTGGAACTCCTCCAACGCTACGGCGACGCCCGGCTGCCGGACACGGTGCTGGTCAACACCCGGATCGAAAAACAGAAGCGCCTGATGAAGAACGAATTTTCGTCGGTGCTGCTGGAAGCGCTGCAGTCCAACCTAGAGCGGGGCGAGCAGAGCATTCTGTTCCAGAACCGCCGCGGCTATTCGCCTTACCTGCAATGTGAAGATTGTGAGTGGATTGGCGAATGCCACAACTGCGCCGTGAGCCTGACCTACCACATGCGCGACGCCGAACTGCGCTGCCACTACTGCGGCCATAAAGAACCCGTGCCGAAGGTCTGCCCGGCCTGCGGCTCGCCGAAAGTGCGGACCATTGGGTTTGGCACCGAAAAGATCGAAGACCAGTTACAGATTCTGTTCCCGTCGGCCCGCATCCAGCGCATGGACCTGGACACGACGCGCACGAAGAACGCCTACCAGCAGATTATCCAGGAGTTTGAAGGCGGCAACGTCGATATTCTGGTCGGGACGCAGATGATCAGCAAGGGTCTGGACTTTGATAAAGTGAGCCTCGTCGGCATTTTCGACGCCGACCGCATGATCCATTTCCCCGAATTCCGGGCTACCGAGCGGGCGTTCCAGATGATTACCCAGGTCAGCGGCCGGGCCGGTCGCCGGGCCGACCGGAAAGGCAAGGTGATTATACAGACGAGTAATCCGCAACAGGCCGTTCTGCAAAAAATCATAGAAAATGATTATCGGGGGTTATTCGAAGAAGAAATTTCAGAACGACAGAATTACAACTACCCGCCGTTTTCGCGGCTGATCAAACTGACCATCAAACATCCGGAGCAGCATGTAAGCCTCGGCGCCGCCCAGCGGCTTGTCGGTCGCCTGACCGAGAAACTGGGGGCCAGCCGGGTTCTCGGGCCGGAGCAGCCGCTGGTGGAGCGCATCCGCAACCAGTTTCTGTACGACATCGTCATCAAACTCGAACGGTCGATCAACCCCAAAGCAGCCAAAGATTATATTCTGGAGCAGATCACCGACATTTTGTCGGACAAGGGACTCAAGCAGGTGACGGTCGTGGCGGATGTGGATTGTTTGTAA
- a CDS encoding YpdA family putative bacillithiol disulfide reductase, whose translation MQLYDVLVIGGGPCGLAAGIEAKKAGLSHLILEKGSLTESIRRYPKMMRFFSTAENIEIGGIPFPIAGVKANRNEALQYYRKVTGYYGLNFKLFTEVDRVEKAGDTFAVYTTGGEEYRARKVILATGYFDKPRWLGIPGEDLPHVTHYYDEPFQYSYTNVVIIGASNSAVEASLELYRADAHVTIVHRSDDFRKTVKYWLIPDVKNRVKEGKIHTRFGSCVTKIEPGKVYATNLQTGEETELPADFVLILTGYIPDASLLRRCGVELNDDTQVPVYDKETFETNVPGLYVCGTVMAGIYTEKVFIENGRDHAKAIIDHITGKPVRKVAELIERI comes from the coding sequence ATGCAGTTATACGACGTACTTGTTATCGGTGGCGGCCCCTGCGGACTGGCGGCGGGCATCGAAGCGAAAAAAGCCGGCCTGAGCCATCTGATCCTGGAAAAAGGCAGCCTGACCGAATCCATCCGGCGCTATCCGAAAATGATGCGCTTCTTTTCGACGGCCGAGAACATCGAAATCGGCGGCATTCCGTTCCCCATCGCGGGCGTAAAGGCCAACCGGAACGAAGCGCTGCAATACTACCGGAAAGTAACCGGCTACTACGGCCTGAATTTTAAACTGTTTACCGAAGTCGACCGGGTTGAGAAGGCGGGGGACACGTTTGCCGTCTATACCACCGGCGGCGAGGAGTACCGGGCCCGGAAGGTGATCCTGGCAACGGGTTATTTCGACAAACCCCGCTGGCTGGGCATTCCGGGCGAGGACCTGCCGCACGTGACGCACTACTACGACGAGCCGTTTCAGTATTCGTACACGAACGTGGTCATCATCGGGGCGTCCAACTCGGCCGTGGAAGCCTCTCTGGAGCTGTACCGCGCCGACGCCCACGTGACCATCGTGCACCGGAGCGACGATTTCCGCAAAACGGTCAAATACTGGCTTATTCCGGACGTGAAAAACCGCGTGAAGGAAGGTAAGATCCACACCCGTTTCGGCTCCTGCGTGACCAAAATCGAGCCGGGCAAGGTATACGCGACCAATTTGCAAACCGGCGAGGAAACCGAGCTCCCCGCCGATTTCGTGCTGATTCTGACGGGCTACATTCCCGATGCGTCGCTGCTGCGTCGCTGCGGTGTCGAGCTGAACGACGATACGCAGGTGCCGGTTTATGATAAGGAAACGTTCGAAACCAACGTGCCGGGGCTGTACGTCTGCGGGACGGTCATGGCGGGCATTTATACCGAAAAAGTGTTCATCGAAAACGGCCGCGACCACGCCAAAGCCATCATCGACCACATCACGGGCAAGCCGGTGCGGAAAGTAGCGGAACTGATTGAGCGGATTTAA